The DNA sequence TTCCCTTCTGCTTTTAGCTCGTTTAGAGCCTTGTTTATCGCTTCTAGTAGCTCGGCGTTGCCTTTATGTACGATCGCTGCCGTATACATCGGCTCTTCGCCCGCCTTGATTAGCTTTATCGGGGCTTTTGGGTGCTGTTTTTTGTAGTCGTAAAACATCACGGCGTCGTCTATCGTGTCGTCGGCGCGCTTGGTGATTATGAGATTTATCTGGTCGCTTAGGCTATCGGCTACGACGAGTTTTGCGCCGTATTTTTCGACGGTAGGGATCCACATACTATTTACCGAGTGCGTGGAGCGCTTGCCTTTTAGATCGGCAAAGCTCTTGATATCGTCGTTGTCCTCGTGCACGATGATCGCCGAGTATGAGGTCATGTAGGGCACGGAGTAGTCGTACTTTTTCTTGCGCTCTTCGGTGATGCTGACTTGATTAAATACGACGTCTGCTTTACCCGCGTCAAACGCCGCTAACATAGCGTCCCACGAGGCTTCGACGAATTTTGGCTTTAGGCCAAGTTTATCGGCGACGGCTTTTGCTATCTCGACGTCATAGCCCATTAGCTCGTCTTTTTCGTTATGAAACGAAAACGGCGAATACACGCCCTCGGTCGCTATCCTTATGACGCCGTCCTTCTTGATCTGTTCGAGCGAATTCGCGCTCGCTAAATTTAAACAAACGGCTAATGCCGCGCCTAGTTTTAAAATCTGTTTTAGCTTCATGCTAACTCCTTTTATAAATTTTAATCCTAAATTTAACCGAGCAGCTCGATAAACGCCTCTAAGCGCGTACGAATTTGCCCGACGTCTTGTTTTGAATAATCAGTCTCCAGCGACATATAGTTTGCTCCCGCTTCGCGGCTGGCTTCTTTGATCTTGTTCGTCTCGATCGCGTAGGTGTGGCAGCCGCTTAGCACTACGTCGATGACGCCGTGCGCTTGATACTCATAGATAAATTCTTTGATAATATCCGAGCGTGCGTCGTTTTGATACATCACAGAACAGGGGATTTTAAGGTAGCGCTCGGCGATATTTGCGACCAAATCGCCCTCTAGCCGGACGTTATTTTGATAGTTTTTCGTGCCGGTGCAGTTTTCAAATGCCACCACGTCCGCGCCAAGCTCTTCTATCTGTTTGACGACCTTTTCGTAGATACCGCCGCTTGGACAGCCGGTAATGATGATGCGCTTTTTGCGTTTGGCGCCGCTCATATCTTTTTCTCGCAGAGCCTTCACATAAGAGCGCAGCATACGGATCTTTTCGCGTTTGTCGTAGATATAGTCGCTCGCAAATAGCACCTGATGCATCTCGCTACCGCTAATCGGGCTCGGATTTAGCTTGCCAAGCTCCATTAGCTCGTTTAGCGCGTCTCGCTCCTCGTTAAAAAGCTCTATCGTCTCTTTTAGCTTTTCGTCCGTTATTTTTGCGCCAAAACGCTGTTCCAGATAGCCCTTAAACTCCCGCAGCTCCTGCGTCCAGAGCTCTAGGCTGCGCTTATTCGTCATATTGGGTAGCTCTAAAACGCGGACCTCTTTATGTTCTGCCAGCAGCTCGTACATCTTTTTCTTGCCGTCGCAGGTCGTCTCTCCGACGACTACGTCGCTAGCGTTCATATAGGGGCATTTTTTCGTAACCGCGTAGCCGTAGCTTGCTTTTATTAGCGGGCAAAGATTACGCGGAAGCTCGGCGTGAGCGGCGTTTATCGGGCCCTCGTCCGAAGCGCACAGACTAACCGGAACCGCGCCCGCAGCGTAGATTAGCTCCTTTGGCGAATACGTACAAAACGTCCCCACGACGCTCTTTCCCTCGGCTTTTAGATCCTGAAGCGCCATAGAATTTCGCTTTTTAAGCTCCGCAAAATCATACTTCATCTTTTCTCCTTTTTCCCATTATCGCAGCGCCCATCGCGCCGCAGTAAATTGCGTTTTCGCGAGTAAAAATTTCAGCCCCTAGATGCTCGCTAAGAAGCTGCTTAAAGAGCGGCACGTTGCTAAGTCCGCCGCTTAAAAAGTAAATTTGATTTTCCAGTCGTTTGATGAGAGAGGCGACCTTGTGCGCGGAGGAATCCACGATAGCGTAGGCGATCTCGCTAGTTTCGGCTCCGTTTGCGCTTAGCGAGACGATCTCGCTCTCGGCAAAGACCGTACAGGTCGAGCTAATTTTAATCGCCGGATTTTTACGGGCAGTTTTGTAAATTTCGCTAAGCTCAAGCCCCAAGCGACCCGCGCTGATCTCTAAAAATTTGCCCGTGCCCGCCGAACATTTGTCGTTCATGATAAAATCCGTCGGCTTGCCGTTTTCTATTTTGATCGCTTTGGTGTCTTGCCCGCCTACGTCGATGACGGTGCAGTCAGGCTCAAACAAAAAGTGCGCTCCAAGTCCGTGGCATAAAATCTCACTCATGCTCAAATTTGCGTACTCCACGCTAACGCGCCCGTAGCCCGTAGCCGTCACGAAGCCATCGCCGTAGCCTTTTTGCTCCAAATTTTGCTTGATCTGGCGCGCGACCTTGACCGCGCTAAAGCCGCTCGGTAGCAAAAATAGCTCGCAAAATTCGCCGCGCTCGTCCATAACGGCGACCTTTGACGAGGTCGAGCCGATGTCGATACCGATAAAATGCATACTCTAATCCGTAGAAAATTTTTCCGACACGCGGAGCTAAATTTGGGCGCAAATTTGAACCCGTAAAAATTAAATTTGCAAAATTATAAAAGAAATATTCGTGCAAACGTAAATCGCGACCGCGATCTAAACTTGGATGTAATTATAGCCAAAATCAGCCGTAAAAAGCGGCGAAAAATTAAAAAATATTATTTTTTGGGTAAATTTTCTAACTCAAAAGGCGCAAAGAGACGATACGCCGAGCAAATCTGAAATAAAGCGTTTCGTTTTACCCTGCCAAAGCTCTCGTAACGCTGCGCTTGCCGCAAAGGTGCAAAAAATAAAATGCCGCTTAAGTCAAACACCCTTTTTCTTCTTCCGCCGCGCCGTAGTCTTGCTTTAAGTTAGCAGCCGCCATGCTTGCCTACACGCGTTCTTTGGTGGCGTTTAGGTCTGGATTTTTGCATTTTTTGAGCTTTTCAAGCGTGTCTGCAGCTAGCAATAGCAAAAGGCTCAGCTCGCTAGAAAATAAATTTAGCGCCGCAAGTAATGTTTGGAATAAAATCTTTATAGGTATATTTTTAAAATTTAACGCGCGATTACGGCAAAAACGCGGCGGAGCGTTTTTCGGCTTAGACGAGAGATTTGGTCGCAAACAGAAATTTCAAGCAAATACAAAACGCATAAATTTACTAGACTTAAATTAATCGGCAAAGCAAAAGCCGCGAGCCTAACCCCGCGCTTTGGCGATGCAAGCGGCGATAGCCTGCATCAAAGCGCCGCGAAATCCGCCGTTTTCAAGCGCGGCAAGTCCCTCGATCGTGGTTCCCGCCGGCGAGCAGACCTCGTCTTTTAGCGCGGCCGGGTGCTTGCCGCTTTGGATCAGACGCGCCGTCCCTTCTACGGCTGCGCAGACGGCGTCGTAGCAAAGCCGCCTAGGCAGTCCGCCCCGCACGCCCGCATCGGCCGCAGCCTCGATAAAGGCGCACGCATACGCAGGCAAGCTTCCCGCGATGCCCGTAAATGCGGCAAACCCGGCCTCGTCTATCTCGTAAATTTTGCCTATTTTAGCGATTATTTCGCGCACAATCTCTTTCTTGGGCTCGCTAAATCCCGCGTCAAAGCAAAGAGCCGTAGCCGACGCGCCGATGCAAGCCGCGATATTTGGCATCGCGCGAGCGATATAAACGCCCTCGCCTACGATTTGCCTAGCGCGTTTTATGTCAAAACCCGGTGCTAAAAGAAGCAAAATTTTGCCCGCAAGCTCGGGTGCTATCAGGCGCAAGATAGCCTCGTAGCTAGCGGGCTTAGTAGCCAGCACGACCGCATCCGCTTCGCGCGCTAGATCCGTTTCGCCCGCGGCTATTTTTATGCCGAATCTCTGCCGCAAAGCTTCGTTTTTGCTTCTGGCGCAGGCTATGATTTCAAATTTAGTCTTTTTTTCGCATTCGCGCTGACTCGCGTTTTTGACCGTTTGCGCTAAATTTTCCGTCCCGCGGGCCTCGCTGCCGCCGTCAAATTTTCGCTCGTCCTCGGCAAAGCTTCGCCCCGCGTCCGCTTCGCCAGATTGCGCTCGCCAAAGCGCCTCTATCATCGCACCGCCCATATTTCCGCCGCCGATAAAGCCGATTTTAGGATTTTTCATTTTGCAGCCTTTTTTAGAGTGCCGATTTTGACCGCCTTGCCGGCAAGCGCCTCGCGTACCGCCGCACTATCCGCCCAGATGGCGCTCGTGACCTGCCCGGGCGTCAAGGTATAAACGCCGCCCGTCTGCGCCTCGTCGCTAACCTTAAACTCGTTGCCCACAACCAGCTCATAGACGTCCTTCGTGTCGTTTTCAAATTTGATCGCCGCTTTTAGCGTCGGCGCTTCGCCCTGTTTCGCCGCGCCCGCATACTGCTCGAGCATGTTTTTGCTAAGCTTGCCGTAGACGCCGCCGTCTGGGCTTAGATATATCCGCACGGCGCGCTTGTCCGAGTTTTTGCCGTCCTTTTCGCCCTTACCGACGCTCACGCTCATCTCGTAGGCGGTTTCTCCCGTCGGAAAATCCTTAAATTTAGCGTCCGGGACGAAAACCCGCACGTTGTCCGTTACCGTCTTCGTTTCGTGCGTCTGCGGCGTTATGCCAGTTAGCACGATCGTGGATTTCACGTCCGCGCTTTTATCCGAAGCAAGCGCCGAGATCGGTACCCGCGTAAGTAGCGTCGTCTCGTAGCAACCGCTAAAAACAAACGCCGCAGCAAAA is a window from the uncultured Campylobacter sp. genome containing:
- a CDS encoding transporter substrate-binding domain-containing protein, with amino-acid sequence MKLKQILKLGAALAVCLNLASANSLEQIKKDGVIRIATEGVYSPFSFHNEKDELMGYDVEIAKAVADKLGLKPKFVEASWDAMLAAFDAGKADVVFNQVSITEERKKKYDYSVPYMTSYSAIIVHEDNDDIKSFADLKGKRSTHSVNSMWIPTVEKYGAKLVVADSLSDQINLIITKRADDTIDDAVMFYDYKKQHPKAPIKLIKAGEEPMYTAAIVHKGNAELLEAINKALNELKAEGKLKEISMKYFNRDISE
- a CDS encoding double-cubane-cluster-containing anaerobic reductase, with the translated sequence MKYDFAELKKRNSMALQDLKAEGKSVVGTFCTYSPKELIYAAGAVPVSLCASDEGPINAAHAELPRNLCPLIKASYGYAVTKKCPYMNASDVVVGETTCDGKKKMYELLAEHKEVRVLELPNMTNKRSLELWTQELREFKGYLEQRFGAKITDEKLKETIELFNEERDALNELMELGKLNPSPISGSEMHQVLFASDYIYDKREKIRMLRSYVKALREKDMSGAKRKKRIIITGCPSGGIYEKVVKQIEELGADVVAFENCTGTKNYQNNVRLEGDLVANIAERYLKIPCSVMYQNDARSDIIKEFIYEYQAHGVIDVVLSGCHTYAIETNKIKEASREAGANYMSLETDYSKQDVGQIRTRLEAFIELLG
- a CDS encoding acyl-CoA dehydratase activase, encoding MHFIGIDIGSTSSKVAVMDERGEFCELFLLPSGFSAVKVARQIKQNLEQKGYGDGFVTATGYGRVSVEYANLSMSEILCHGLGAHFLFEPDCTVIDVGGQDTKAIKIENGKPTDFIMNDKCSAGTGKFLEISAGRLGLELSEIYKTARKNPAIKISSTCTVFAESEIVSLSANGAETSEIAYAIVDSSAHKVASLIKRLENQIYFLSGGLSNVPLFKQLLSEHLGAEIFTRENAIYCGAMGAAIMGKRRKDEV
- the proC gene encoding pyrroline-5-carboxylate reductase; amino-acid sequence: MKNPKIGFIGGGNMGGAMIEALWRAQSGEADAGRSFAEDERKFDGGSEARGTENLAQTVKNASQRECEKKTKFEIIACARSKNEALRQRFGIKIAAGETDLAREADAVVLATKPASYEAILRLIAPELAGKILLLLAPGFDIKRARQIVGEGVYIARAMPNIAACIGASATALCFDAGFSEPKKEIVREIIAKIGKIYEIDEAGFAAFTGIAGSLPAYACAFIEAAADAGVRGGLPRRLCYDAVCAAVEGTARLIQSGKHPAALKDEVCSPAGTTIEGLAALENGGFRGALMQAIAACIAKARG